In Ramlibacter sp., the sequence TCGAGGAAGCACTGGCCGCAGCCGCTTGAGCCCGAACAGCGGCCGCAGCCAGGCGCTGCGCCGCACGATGGCGGTGACGCCCCAGCAGCCCAGCACCGTGCCGGCCACCAGCAGCGTGGGTTCCAGCACCGGCCCCAGGGCCAGCGGCGCCAGGCCCACGGCCAGCACGATGATGAAGGTCTGGTGCAGCATGTACCACGGGTAGACCGATTCGTTGGCCCAGTTCAGCCAGGGCCAGGGGCGGTTGAGCTTGCGGTGGGCCCAGCCCAGCACGGCGACCAGGGTGGTCCACAGGTACAGGTCGGCCACCAGCCGCAGCAGCAGGCGCGGTGCGCCAGGGGACTCCAGCGGCAGCGCTTCGCGCAAGCCCGTGAAGGCCACCAGCAGGGCGGCGGACAGCCCCAGCGCCAGCCAGCGCAGGCGCATGAGTGCGGCCCAGACGCCCTGGTCCAGACCCATCCAGAAGCCGTAGAGAAACAGCGTGAAGTACACCGCATGGACCCAGCCGTCGTGCAGCAGGTCATGGGTGACCGGAAAGTGCGGCCAGAGCGTGAACGAGTACAGCATCAGCGGCAGGGTGGGCACCAGCAGCAGGCCGGCGCCACGCAGGCCGTTGAAGGCGCGCCGCAGGCGCTGGCCGGGCGCCGAATCCAGCAGCGGCAGCAGCGCCGCCAGCACCAGGGTGTAGACCCACAGGTAGGCCAGGTACCAGAGATGGTTCCAGGTGACGCCTTCGCGCCAGCCATCGAAGGCGCCGCGCGGCCACGGCCCGCCGCTGTAGTAGCGCAGCAGGAAGTCACCGAAGCCCGGCGCCACCAGGCCGTTGGCCACGCCCTGCGCATAGGGCTGGTAGGGCACGATCACGGCCATGCCAAAGGCCAGCGGCAGCACCAGGCGCCAACTGCGCAGCCGCACCAGCGCGCCCGCGGTGCGGCCGCGCCGCAGAAAGCCGAACGCCAGGCCCGAGATCAAGAACACCAGGTCCATGCGCCAGAGGTTCAGCGCCCGCATCGGGGCCTGCAGCCAGCCGGCGGCGTGCGGGCTCTTGAGGTGCCAGCCCCAATCAGCGACGTAGTACATCGCCACGTGGTACAGGATGACCAGGGCAAAAGCCAGGGCGCGCAGGGCGTCGATGTCGTGGCGGCGGTTCATGGGCGGCTCCGGGAGTGGACAGGGCCGCGATGATCAGCCGGACAGCCTCTGGCCAGGTGCCC encodes:
- a CDS encoding acyltransferase translates to MNRRHDIDALRALAFALVILYHVAMYYVADWGWHLKSPHAAGWLQAPMRALNLWRMDLVFLISGLAFGFLRRGRTAGALVRLRSWRLVLPLAFGMAVIVPYQPYAQGVANGLVAPGFGDFLLRYYSGGPWPRGAFDGWREGVTWNHLWYLAYLWVYTLVLAALLPLLDSAPGQRLRRAFNGLRGAGLLLVPTLPLMLYSFTLWPHFPVTHDLLHDGWVHAVYFTLFLYGFWMGLDQGVWAALMRLRWLALGLSAALLVAFTGLREALPLESPGAPRLLLRLVADLYLWTTLVAVLGWAHRKLNRPWPWLNWANESVYPWYMLHQTFIIVLAVGLAPLALGPVLEPTLLVAGTVLGCWGVTAIVRRSAWLRPLFGLKRLRPVLPRYPSPARPGHPGGQSA